A window of the Streptomyces sp. NBC_00454 genome harbors these coding sequences:
- a CDS encoding pentapeptide repeat-containing protein, protein MPKPPPSTPAPPSHSPLPVLQADCANCFALCCVALPFAKSTDFAVNKPAGTPCKNLQQDFRCSIHTRLRDTGFQGCTVFDCFGAGQQVSQVTFGGRDWRAHPGTAGAMYEVFPVMRHLHELLFYISEALALPAARPVHTQLRTAQADTARWTEATPEALAALDIGPLRQEVNALLLKASELVRAKVPGRKKNHRGADLMGARLSGADLRGANLRGAYLIAADLSGADLRSADLIGADFRDTNLRGADLRDTLFLTQPQLNAAKGTPATQLPPHLTHPAHWLV, encoded by the coding sequence GTGCCCAAGCCTCCTCCCTCCACCCCCGCCCCGCCGTCGCACTCCCCGCTCCCCGTCCTGCAGGCGGACTGCGCGAACTGCTTCGCCCTCTGCTGCGTGGCCCTGCCGTTCGCGAAGTCCACCGACTTCGCCGTGAACAAGCCCGCCGGCACCCCCTGCAAGAACCTCCAGCAGGACTTCCGCTGCTCCATCCACACCCGGCTGCGCGACACGGGTTTCCAGGGCTGCACGGTCTTCGACTGCTTCGGCGCGGGACAGCAGGTGTCACAGGTCACCTTCGGCGGCCGCGACTGGCGCGCCCACCCCGGCACCGCCGGCGCCATGTACGAGGTCTTCCCCGTGATGCGGCACCTGCACGAACTGCTCTTCTACATCTCCGAAGCCCTCGCCCTCCCGGCCGCCCGCCCGGTCCACACGCAGCTGCGTACGGCGCAGGCCGACACCGCGCGCTGGACGGAAGCCACCCCCGAAGCCCTCGCGGCCCTCGACATCGGCCCCCTGCGCCAGGAGGTCAACGCCCTCCTCCTCAAGGCCAGCGAGCTCGTACGGGCCAAGGTGCCGGGCCGCAAGAAGAACCACCGCGGCGCCGACCTGATGGGCGCCCGCCTCTCCGGCGCCGACCTGCGCGGCGCGAACCTCCGCGGGGCCTACCTGATCGCGGCCGACCTCAGCGGCGCCGACCTGCGCTCCGCCGACCTGATCGGCGCGGACTTCCGCGACACCAACCTGCGCGGGGCCGACCTGCGCGACACCCTCTTCCTCACCCAGCCCCAGCTCAACGCGGCCAAGGGCACCCCCGCCACCCAACTCCCGCCCCACCTGACCCACCCGGCGCACTGGCTCGTCTGA
- a CDS encoding thioesterase family protein, whose translation MGDTEDVEAVEGAEDVEGFYERIDAGRFRATAYTRGPWDPGAQHAGPPAALLGRAIEERPGAREDMRIARITYEILRPVPLGPLELTTSVLRAGRGTEVVEAALAPAGAAPVMLARALRIRMAPDSVPAVVAGPELPPPGEVGVTPFFPVPWETGYHSAMETRFTEGAFVELGPGTCWMRMRVPLVAGEEPRPLDRVLVAADSGNGISSVMDFGRYVFVNGDLTVHLHRHPVGEWVCVEARTSVDAAGIGLADARLHDEKGPIGRSAQSLFVAPRAVEGR comes from the coding sequence ATGGGCGATACAGAGGACGTAGAGGCTGTAGAGGGCGCAGAGGACGTAGAGGGGTTCTACGAGCGGATCGACGCGGGCCGGTTCCGGGCCACCGCCTACACGCGCGGGCCGTGGGATCCCGGCGCGCAGCACGCCGGTCCGCCGGCCGCGCTACTCGGGCGGGCCATCGAGGAACGGCCGGGCGCGCGCGAGGACATGAGGATCGCCCGGATCACCTACGAGATCCTGCGCCCGGTGCCGCTCGGGCCGTTGGAGCTCACCACCAGCGTGCTGCGGGCGGGCCGCGGCACCGAGGTGGTCGAGGCCGCACTGGCTCCGGCCGGGGCCGCGCCCGTGATGCTGGCGCGCGCCCTGCGGATCCGGATGGCGCCGGATTCCGTACCGGCCGTGGTGGCGGGGCCGGAGCTGCCGCCGCCGGGGGAGGTGGGGGTGACGCCGTTCTTCCCGGTGCCGTGGGAGACGGGCTACCACTCGGCGATGGAGACGCGTTTCACCGAGGGGGCCTTCGTCGAACTCGGGCCGGGTACCTGCTGGATGCGGATGAGGGTGCCGCTGGTCGCCGGGGAGGAGCCCAGGCCCCTGGACCGGGTCCTGGTCGCGGCGGACTCGGGCAACGGCATCAGCTCGGTGATGGACTTCGGGCGCTACGTCTTCGTCAACGGCGACCTGACCGTCCATCTGCACCGGCATCCGGTGGGCGAGTGGGTGTGCGTGGAGGCCCGTACGAGTGTGGACGCGGCCGGGATCGGTCTCGCGGACGCGCGGCTGCACGATGAGAAGGGGCCGATCGGGCGGAGCGCGCAGAGTCTGTTCGTGGCGCCGCGGGCTGTCGAAGGACGATAG
- a CDS encoding LysE family transporter produces MTEVLAVALITFLAVISPGADFAMVVRNSYLYGRPTGLLAAAGVAAGVLVHVSYTMLGVGLLIASSAGLFTAIKLAGAAYLVWVGVKTFRSRAEVTVDLEEKAGLTPFGALRTGFLTNVLNPKTTLFVVSTFTQVVGPGTPVWQQAGYGLFMSAAHLGWFGAVALFFSNSRLRDRMLKAQKALNRAIGSVLVGLGVGLGFAR; encoded by the coding sequence ATGACCGAAGTGCTGGCAGTCGCCCTCATCACCTTCCTCGCCGTCATCAGTCCCGGTGCGGACTTCGCCATGGTGGTCCGCAACAGCTACCTCTACGGGCGCCCCACCGGGCTGCTCGCGGCCGCCGGGGTCGCCGCGGGCGTGCTGGTGCACGTCTCGTACACGATGCTCGGCGTCGGCCTGCTGATCGCTTCCTCGGCCGGGCTGTTCACGGCGATCAAGCTGGCGGGCGCCGCCTACCTGGTGTGGGTCGGTGTGAAGACCTTCCGGTCGCGGGCCGAGGTGACCGTGGACCTGGAGGAGAAGGCCGGGCTGACGCCGTTCGGGGCGCTTCGGACCGGGTTCCTGACCAATGTGCTCAATCCGAAGACCACGCTGTTCGTCGTCTCCACCTTCACCCAGGTGGTCGGGCCGGGGACGCCGGTGTGGCAGCAGGCGGGGTACGGGCTGTTCATGTCGGCGGCGCACCTGGGCTGGTTCGGGGCGGTGGCGCTGTTCTTCTCCAATTCCCGTCTGCGCGACCGGATGCTGAAGGCGCAGAAGGCGCTCAACCGGGCCATCGGGTCGGTGCTGGTGGGGCTCGGGGTGGGGCTGGGCTTCGCCCGCTGA
- a CDS encoding DUF47 domain-containing protein: MRFRLTPRETSFYDMFAASADNIVTGSKLLMELLGADSSARAEIAERMRAAEHAGDDATHAIFHQLNSSFITPFDREDIYNLASCLDDIMDFMEEAVDLVVLYNVEELPKGVEQQIEVLARAAELTAEAMPHLRTMENLTEYWIEVNRLENQADQIHRKLLAQLFNGKYDAIEVLKLKQIVDVLEEAADAFEHVANTVETIAVKES, encoded by the coding sequence GTGCGATTTCGTCTGACCCCCAGGGAGACGAGCTTCTACGACATGTTCGCCGCATCCGCGGACAACATCGTCACGGGCTCCAAGCTCCTGATGGAACTGCTCGGAGCGGACTCCTCCGCCCGGGCCGAGATCGCGGAGCGGATGCGGGCAGCGGAGCACGCGGGGGATGACGCCACCCACGCGATCTTCCACCAGCTCAACTCCTCCTTCATCACGCCGTTCGACCGCGAGGACATCTACAACCTGGCGTCCTGCCTCGACGACATCATGGACTTCATGGAGGAGGCGGTCGACCTGGTCGTCCTCTACAACGTGGAGGAGCTCCCCAAGGGAGTCGAGCAGCAGATCGAGGTACTGGCGCGCGCGGCCGAGCTGACCGCCGAGGCCATGCCGCACCTGCGGACCATGGAGAACCTGACCGAGTACTGGATCGAGGTCAACCGCCTCGAGAACCAGGCCGACCAGATCCACCGCAAGCTGCTCGCCCAGCTCTTCAACGGCAAGTACGACGCCATCGAAGTGCTGAAGCTCAAGCAGATCGTCGACGTGCTCGAAGAGGCGGCCGACGCGTTCGAGCACGTCGCGAACACGGTGGAGACCATCGCGGTCAAGGAGTCCTGA
- a CDS encoding NlpC/P60 family protein: MRRVWVVGGISFGACLCFLALLVVGTYSAAAGIASGGGGGLVGLTKGAVPGKYQSLVEKWGRLCPTLTPPVLAAQLYSESGWNPSAVSPADARGIAQFIPGTWATHGIDGDGDGDRDIWDPNDAIPSAASYDCELARYVSKVPGDPVKNMLAAYNAGPGAVTQYQGVPPFQETQGYVKTITTLAKSFEAPVGRVAPSQQAAGAIYFAQKQLGTPYLWGGNGTADQGGRFDCSGLTKAAYESVGIELPRVANDQYNAGSHPARADLLPGDLVFFSDDLTNSREIRHVGLYVGGGYMINAPFTGAVIRFDKIDTPDYFGATRVTKDGAEALPKREGAGNAA; encoded by the coding sequence GTGCGCAGAGTCTGGGTGGTCGGTGGAATCAGCTTCGGGGCGTGCCTGTGCTTTCTCGCCCTGCTCGTCGTCGGTACGTACTCGGCCGCCGCGGGCATCGCCAGTGGCGGCGGCGGTGGCCTCGTGGGGCTCACCAAGGGGGCCGTCCCGGGGAAGTACCAGAGCCTCGTGGAGAAGTGGGGCCGGCTCTGCCCCACGCTCACCCCGCCCGTGCTGGCCGCCCAGCTGTACTCGGAGAGCGGCTGGAACCCGAGCGCGGTGAGCCCGGCGGACGCCCGGGGCATCGCGCAGTTCATCCCGGGGACCTGGGCCACGCACGGCATCGACGGCGACGGTGACGGCGACCGGGACATCTGGGATCCCAACGACGCGATCCCGTCCGCGGCTTCGTACGACTGCGAGCTGGCGCGCTACGTGTCCAAGGTGCCCGGCGACCCCGTGAAGAACATGCTGGCCGCCTACAACGCGGGGCCGGGCGCGGTGACGCAGTACCAGGGCGTCCCGCCGTTCCAGGAGACCCAGGGGTACGTGAAGACGATCACGACCCTGGCCAAGAGCTTCGAGGCCCCCGTGGGGCGGGTGGCGCCCTCGCAACAGGCCGCCGGGGCGATCTACTTCGCGCAGAAGCAGCTGGGGACGCCGTACCTGTGGGGAGGCAACGGGACCGCCGACCAGGGTGGGCGCTTCGACTGCTCGGGGCTGACCAAGGCCGCGTACGAGTCGGTGGGGATCGAGCTGCCCCGGGTGGCGAACGACCAGTACAACGCCGGGTCGCACCCCGCGCGGGCGGACCTGCTGCCGGGTGATCTGGTCTTCTTCTCCGACGATCTGACGAACTCTCGGGAGATCCGGCACGTCGGGCTCTACGTGGGCGGCGGCTACATGATCAACGCCCCGTTCACCGGAGCCGTGATCCGCTTCGACAAGATCGACACGCCCGACTACTTCGGTGCGACCCGGGTCACCAAGGACGGTGCGGAAGCACTGCCGAAGCGCGAGGGCGCCGGTAACGCAGCGTGA
- a CDS encoding SCO6880 family protein, translated as MTTQSHQLHQLHPVAPRRTYLIGRARPNAIVGKNRETGEIALIIAGAFLGMMSGLLVPDLTLRIVSLAGFPMLALAAVYIPYRGRTFYRWFEINRSYKRTLRRGTTFRSGAMEAGIRAADGREVEVGPPPGIGRINWLAAPFGPDEIAVLLHADRRTVTAAIEIEGPGVGLRDSEDQEALVDRFGTLLKHVANGDGFVTRIQMLARTLPADPDAHAKDVAQRGDTKAPVWLRDSYEQLQSMVSTSSEQHRAYLVACMHFTRELAAEAHTIARAGTPYKGRKLDRDAGLAIVMARELTDICARLAEADIRVRQPLGQGRLSSLVHSMYDPDHPIDHIQAMTKRNAWPAELDAVEPTYLQAKTRESSTRAPWCHATAWVKEWPMTPVGVNFLAPLLVHTPDVIRTVAVTMDLEPTEIAIERMLTEKTNDEADASRAAKMNRTVDPRDIAAHGRLDQRGEDLASGAAGVNLVGYITVSSRSPEALARDKRTIRASAGKSYLKLEWCDREHHRAFVNTLPFATGIRR; from the coding sequence GTGACGACCCAGTCCCACCAGCTCCACCAACTCCACCCGGTCGCGCCCCGCCGCACGTACCTCATCGGCCGGGCCCGGCCGAACGCGATCGTCGGCAAGAACCGCGAAACCGGCGAGATCGCCCTGATCATCGCCGGTGCGTTCCTCGGCATGATGAGCGGACTGCTCGTCCCCGACCTCACCCTGCGCATCGTCTCGCTCGCCGGCTTCCCGATGCTCGCGCTCGCCGCCGTCTACATCCCCTACCGCGGCCGCACCTTCTACCGCTGGTTCGAGATCAACCGCAGCTACAAGCGCACCCTGCGCCGCGGTACGACGTTCCGCTCGGGCGCCATGGAAGCCGGCATCCGCGCCGCCGACGGCCGCGAGGTCGAGGTCGGCCCGCCCCCCGGCATCGGCCGGATCAACTGGCTCGCCGCCCCCTTCGGCCCCGACGAGATCGCCGTGCTCCTGCACGCCGACCGCAGAACCGTCACCGCCGCCATCGAGATCGAGGGCCCCGGCGTCGGCCTGCGCGACAGCGAGGACCAAGAGGCCCTCGTGGACCGCTTCGGCACCCTCCTCAAGCACGTGGCCAACGGCGACGGCTTCGTCACCCGCATCCAGATGCTCGCCCGCACCCTGCCCGCCGACCCCGACGCGCACGCCAAGGACGTGGCCCAGCGCGGCGACACCAAGGCCCCCGTCTGGCTGCGCGATTCGTACGAGCAGCTCCAGTCGATGGTCTCCACCTCCTCCGAGCAGCACCGCGCGTACCTCGTCGCCTGCATGCACTTCACGCGCGAACTCGCCGCCGAGGCCCACACCATCGCCCGCGCGGGGACCCCGTACAAGGGCCGCAAGCTCGACCGCGACGCCGGCCTCGCCATCGTCATGGCCCGCGAACTCACCGACATCTGCGCCCGCCTCGCCGAGGCCGACATCCGCGTCCGCCAGCCCCTGGGACAGGGCCGGCTGTCCTCCCTCGTGCACTCCATGTACGACCCGGACCACCCCATCGACCACATCCAGGCCATGACCAAGCGCAACGCCTGGCCGGCCGAACTCGACGCGGTGGAGCCCACCTACCTCCAGGCCAAGACCCGCGAATCCTCCACCCGCGCCCCCTGGTGCCACGCCACCGCCTGGGTCAAGGAATGGCCGATGACCCCGGTGGGCGTGAACTTCCTCGCGCCCCTCCTCGTCCACACCCCCGACGTCATCCGCACGGTGGCCGTCACCATGGACCTGGAACCCACCGAGATCGCCATCGAGCGCATGCTCACGGAGAAGACCAACGACGAGGCCGACGCCAGCCGCGCCGCCAAGATGAACCGCACCGTCGACCCCCGCGACATCGCCGCGCACGGCCGGCTCGACCAGCGCGGCGAAGACCTCGCGAGCGGCGCCGCCGGCGTCAACCTGGTCGGCTACATCACGGTCTCCTCCCGCTCCCCCGAAGCCCTCGCCCGCGACAAGCGCACCATCCGCGCCTCCGCCGGCAAGTCCTACCTGAAACTCGAATGGTGCGACCGCGAGCACCACCGCGCCTTCGTCAACACCCTGCCGTTCGCCACCGGCATCCGACGCTAG
- a CDS encoding inorganic phosphate transporter, translated as MDTFALIVTIGVALGFTYTNGFHDSANAIATSVSTRALTPRAALAMAAVMNLAGAFLGSGVAKTVSEGLIETPHGNRGMWILFAALVGAIVWNLITWYFGLPSSSSHALFGGMVGAALAGGTEVLWSGVVDKVVIPMFISPVVGLVVGYLVMVAILWMFRRSNPHKAKRGFRIAQTVSAAGMALGHGLQDAQKTMGIVMMALVIADVQNAGDEIPVWVKIVCAVMLSLGTYAGGWRIMRTLGRKIIELDPPQGFAAETTGASIMFGSAYLFHAPISTTHVITSAIMGVGATKRVNAVRWGVAKNIILGWFITMPAAALVAAVCFWIVNLAFVQ; from the coding sequence GTGGACACCTTCGCTCTGATCGTGACCATCGGTGTCGCGCTCGGTTTCACGTACACCAACGGTTTCCACGACTCGGCGAACGCGATCGCGACCTCGGTCTCGACCCGCGCGCTGACCCCGCGCGCCGCGCTCGCGATGGCCGCGGTGATGAACCTCGCCGGTGCCTTCCTGGGCAGCGGGGTCGCCAAGACGGTCAGTGAGGGGCTCATCGAGACCCCGCACGGCAACCGGGGGATGTGGATCCTCTTCGCGGCGCTGGTCGGCGCGATCGTGTGGAACCTGATCACCTGGTACTTCGGCCTGCCCTCGTCCTCCTCGCACGCGCTGTTCGGCGGCATGGTGGGCGCGGCGCTGGCGGGTGGCACCGAGGTGCTGTGGTCGGGCGTGGTCGACAAGGTCGTCATCCCGATGTTCATCTCGCCGGTCGTCGGCCTCGTCGTCGGTTACCTGGTGATGGTCGCCATCCTGTGGATGTTCCGCCGCTCCAACCCGCACAAGGCCAAGCGCGGTTTCCGCATCGCGCAGACGGTCTCGGCGGCCGGCATGGCGCTCGGCCACGGTCTGCAGGACGCGCAGAAGACCATGGGCATCGTGATGATGGCCCTGGTCATCGCCGATGTGCAGAACGCGGGCGACGAGATTCCGGTCTGGGTGAAGATCGTGTGTGCCGTGATGCTGTCGCTGGGTACCTACGCGGGCGGCTGGCGGATCATGCGGACCCTCGGCCGCAAGATCATCGAGCTGGACCCGCCGCAGGGCTTCGCGGCGGAGACCACCGGCGCCTCGATCATGTTCGGTTCGGCCTATCTCTTCCACGCGCCGATCTCCACCACCCACGTGATCACCTCGGCGATCATGGGTGTGGGCGCGACCAAGCGGGTGAACGCGGTCCGCTGGGGCGTGGCCAAGAACATCATCCTCGGCTGGTTCATCACCATGCCGGCGGCGGCGCTCGTCGCCGCGGTCTGCTTCTGGATCGTGAACCTGGCCTTCGTGCAGTAG
- a CDS encoding ATP-binding protein encodes MRDPMSALTDAFTSFLFGKVETTRLPVRTSTGQAQAVYLPTAAPGLGDSGVIIGREVYSGKGYIYDPFQLYGQQLPAPHWLVLGESGNGKSALEKTYVLRQLRFRDRQVVVLDAQGEDGVGEWNLIAQQLGITPIRLDPIAANDDGIRLNPLDPAITTTGQLALLRTIIEVAMGHGLDERSGFALKVAHAYVVETITTRQPVLTDIVEQLRHPEPESAQAMNVDIDDVRAWGLDVALVIDRLVDGDLRGMFDGPTTVGIDLDAPLIVFDLSHIDRNSIAMPILMAIVGVWLEHTWIRPDRKKRIFLVEEAWHIINSPFVAQLFQRLLKFGRRLGLSFVAVVHHLSDVVDGAAAREAAAILKMASTRTIYAQKADEARATGRVLGLPRWAVEIIPTLTPGIAVWDVNGNVQVVKHLITEAERPLVYTDRAMTESSAQHRLPDDLLAAELEAEERALLMERHRNGGAGSATTVA; translated from the coding sequence ATGCGAGATCCCATGTCCGCCCTGACGGACGCCTTCACCAGCTTCCTGTTCGGCAAGGTAGAAACCACGCGCCTGCCCGTCCGCACCTCGACGGGCCAGGCCCAAGCGGTCTACCTCCCCACCGCCGCCCCGGGACTCGGTGACTCCGGCGTCATCATCGGCCGTGAGGTCTACAGCGGCAAGGGCTACATCTACGACCCCTTCCAGCTGTACGGCCAACAACTGCCCGCCCCCCACTGGCTGGTTCTGGGCGAATCCGGCAACGGCAAATCGGCCCTGGAAAAGACCTACGTCCTACGCCAACTGCGCTTCCGGGACCGCCAGGTGGTGGTCCTCGACGCCCAGGGCGAGGACGGCGTGGGCGAGTGGAACCTCATCGCCCAGCAGCTGGGAATAACCCCCATCCGCCTGGACCCCATCGCCGCCAACGACGACGGGATCCGCCTCAACCCCCTCGACCCGGCGATCACGACGACCGGTCAGCTCGCGCTGCTCCGGACCATCATCGAAGTCGCCATGGGCCACGGCCTCGACGAACGCTCCGGCTTCGCCCTCAAGGTCGCGCACGCGTACGTGGTCGAGACGATCACCACCCGCCAGCCGGTCCTGACCGACATCGTGGAACAACTGCGCCACCCCGAGCCCGAGTCCGCCCAGGCGATGAACGTGGACATAGACGATGTCCGAGCCTGGGGCCTGGACGTGGCCCTGGTCATCGACCGCCTGGTCGACGGCGACCTCCGCGGCATGTTCGACGGCCCGACGACGGTCGGCATCGACCTCGACGCACCGCTGATCGTCTTCGACCTCTCCCACATCGACCGCAACTCCATCGCCATGCCCATCCTCATGGCGATCGTCGGCGTGTGGCTGGAACACACCTGGATCCGCCCGGACCGCAAGAAGCGCATCTTCCTGGTCGAGGAAGCCTGGCACATCATCAACAGCCCCTTCGTGGCCCAGCTGTTCCAGCGCCTCCTCAAGTTCGGCCGCCGCCTGGGCCTGTCCTTCGTGGCCGTCGTCCACCACCTCTCCGACGTGGTCGACGGCGCGGCGGCCCGCGAAGCCGCGGCCATCCTCAAGATGGCCTCCACCCGCACCATCTACGCCCAAAAGGCGGACGAGGCCCGCGCGACGGGCCGCGTCCTGGGTCTCCCCCGCTGGGCGGTGGAAATCATCCCCACCCTCACCCCCGGCATCGCCGTCTGGGACGTCAACGGCAACGTCCAGGTGGTCAAACACCTGATCACCGAGGCCGAACGCCCCCTCGTCTACACGGACCGCGCCATGACCGAATCCTCGGCCCAGCACCGCCTCCCCGACGACCTCCTGGCCGCCGAACTGGAGGCGGAGGAACGCGCCCTCCTGATGGAGCGCCACCGCAACGGCGGCGCCGGCTCGGCAACCACGGTGGCCTGA
- a CDS encoding metal-sensitive transcriptional regulator, with the protein MTAIQAEGSGAEAGTEAAEAVAVHGYHHQKDEHLKRLRRIEGQIRGLQRLVDEDVYCIDILTQVSASTKALQSFALQLLEEHLRHCVADAAVKGGGEIDAKVEEATKAIARLLRT; encoded by the coding sequence ATGACTGCCATCCAGGCGGAGGGCTCCGGAGCCGAAGCGGGCACCGAGGCGGCCGAGGCCGTAGCCGTGCACGGCTACCACCACCAGAAGGACGAGCACCTCAAGAGGCTGCGCCGGATCGAGGGCCAGATCCGGGGACTCCAGCGCCTCGTCGACGAGGACGTCTACTGCATCGACATACTCACCCAGGTCTCGGCGAGCACGAAGGCGCTCCAGTCCTTCGCGCTCCAGCTGCTGGAGGAGCACCTGCGGCACTGTGTCGCGGACGCGGCCGTCAAGGGCGGGGGCGAGATCGACGCCAAGGTCGAGGAAGCGACGAAGGCGATCGCGCGGCTGCTGCGCACCTGA
- a CDS encoding phosphatase PAP2 family protein: MAGLTTGGPNVDVSLLYEINGLARQAPQWLDRAVSVVGEYGILLALVLLVLWCWRGARRLDEAAAVESFVALVWAPLAAGAALLLNVPLREFVGRPRPAAQHDGVEVLDPGAGIGHSAFSFVSDHATLAMALGVGLFVAHRRLGFVGIGLALVEGFTRVYLGVHYPTDVIGGFALGTAVVLLLAPLAMALLTPVVRAVARSPRLGVLVRARGRVLARPVDLPQAQVPRDKGLAA, encoded by the coding sequence ATGGCTGGACTCACAACTGGTGGGCCGAACGTGGATGTAAGCCTGCTGTACGAGATCAACGGACTTGCCCGGCAGGCCCCTCAGTGGCTGGACCGGGCGGTCTCGGTCGTCGGTGAGTACGGGATCCTGCTGGCCCTCGTGCTCCTGGTGCTCTGGTGCTGGCGCGGGGCGCGCCGGCTGGACGAGGCCGCGGCCGTCGAATCCTTCGTCGCGCTCGTGTGGGCGCCGCTCGCCGCCGGGGCCGCGCTGCTCCTCAACGTCCCGCTGCGGGAGTTCGTGGGCCGGCCGCGGCCGGCCGCGCAGCACGACGGGGTCGAGGTGCTGGATCCCGGCGCCGGGATCGGACACAGCGCGTTCTCGTTCGTCAGCGACCACGCCACCCTCGCGATGGCGCTGGGCGTCGGCCTGTTCGTCGCCCACCGCAGGCTCGGCTTCGTCGGGATCGGGCTGGCGCTGGTGGAGGGCTTCACCCGGGTCTACCTGGGCGTGCACTACCCGACCGACGTCATCGGCGGCTTCGCCCTGGGCACCGCGGTGGTGCTGCTGCTCGCCCCGCTCGCGATGGCCCTGCTGACCCCGGTGGTGCGGGCCGTGGCACGGTCGCCGCGGCTGGGCGTACTGGTCCGCGCGCGCGGCCGGGTACTGGCCCGGCCGGTGGACCTGCCGCAGGCGCAGGTGCCGCGGGACAAGGGGCTCGCGGCGTAG